From Clarias gariepinus isolate MV-2021 ecotype Netherlands chromosome 2, CGAR_prim_01v2, whole genome shotgun sequence, one genomic window encodes:
- the LOC128514929 gene encoding trace amine-associated receptor 13c-like, translating into MVEAQNFSLLEVKDLTEYCYPESNASCVKMSYNVATKTVFYSIVVFAIVITIVGNAVVIISIAHFKQLHTPTNILVMSLALVDLLLGLTVMPFSMVRSVDGCWYFGKEFCYWHSVFDSVFTGASIFHLIAIATDRNQAVCYPLQYPTRITLPVSGIMAALSWILASVYAFSTVGIQSNEANLKDYIASIDCFGSCVYLLNAVIASINTMRSFILPVCIMIGLYVQIFLVSEKHAKKMEGTKKNRLDMTSNKILQKVKHEKKAAKTLGIVVGTFILCWMPYLIISLVEPLSNFTMPAIIYDVFFWLGYINSTFNPIIYGLFYPWFRKTLYLIVTLKIFAPNSSDIKVYAA; encoded by the coding sequence ATGGTAGAAGCTCAAAATTTTTCTTTGTTGGAAGTAAAAGATTTAACAGAGTACTGTTATCCTGAATCAAATgcttcatgtgtaaaaatgtcttATAATGTGGCAACTAAAACTGTCTTTTATTCAATAGTGGTGTTTGCAATAGTCATTACAATTGTTGGGAATGCTGTGGTCATTATCTCTATAGCTCATTTCAAACAACTTCACACACCAACAAACATTTTGGTGATGTCTCTGGCTCTGGTAGATCTACTTTTGGGACTGACAGTTATGCCTTTCAGCATGGTTAGGAGTGTGGATGGCTGCTGGTACTTTGGAAAAGAATTCTGCTATTGGCATTCTGTTTTTGACTCTGTCTTCACTGGTGCATCAATCTTTCACCTGATAGCTATTGCTACAGATCGAAATCAAGCTGTGTGCTATCCCCTTCAGTATCCTACAAGAATTACTTTACCTGTTTCAGGTATTATGGCAGCTCTGAGTTGGATTTTGGCTTCAGTGTATGCTTTCAGTACTGTTGGTATACAATCAAATGAAGCAAACTTAAAAGATTATATTGCATCCATAGATTGTTTTGGAAGTTGTGTGTATTTGCTTAATGCAGTAATCGCTTCTATAAATACAATGCGTTCTTTCATTTTGCCGGTTTGTATTATGATTGGTTTGTATGTGCAAATATTTTTGGTTTCAGaaaagcatgcaaaaaaaatggagggcacaaaaaaaaacagacttgatATGACCTCAAACAAAATTTTACAAAAGGTGAAACATGAGAAAAAAGCTGCAAAAACACTTGGCATTGTTGTgggtacatttattttatgctgGATGCCATATCTCATTATATCTCTAGTTGAACCTCTTTCAAACTTTACCATGCCAGCAATTATATATGATGTATTCTTCTGGTTGGGTTACATTAATTCAACATTCAACCCCATCATATATGGCCTTTTCTATCCATGGTTCAGAAAAACACTTTATCTAATTGTTACACTAAAGATATTTGCTCCTAACTCCTCAGACATAAAAGTTTATGCAGCTTAA
- the LOC128513166 gene encoding trace amine-associated receptor 13c-like, with protein MVEAQNLSLLKVNDLAEYCYPESNVSCVKMSHNVATKTVFYSIVVFAIVITIIGNAVVIISIAHFKQLHTPTNILVMSLALVDLLLGLTVMPFSMVRSVDGCWYFGEEFCYWHFIFDSLFTGASIFHLISIATDRYQAVCYPLQYPTRITLPVSGFMAALSWILATVYAFSTVGIKSNEANLDYIASIDCFGSCLLFINAVSASISTILSFILPVCIMVGLYVHIFLVSEKHAKKIEGTKKNRPDMTSNKILQKVKHEKKAAKTLGIVVGTFNLCWMPYAIISLIDPLLNFTIPVIIYDVFFWLGYINSTFNPIIYGLFYPWFRKTLYLIVTLKIFAPNSSDINVYAA; from the coding sequence ATGGTAGAAGCTCAAAATTTGTCTTTGTTGAAAGTAAACGATTTAGCAGAGTACTGTTATCCTGAATCAAAtgtttcatgtgtaaaaatgtctcATAATGTGGCAACTAAAACTGTCTTTTATTCAATAGTGGTGTTTGCAATAGTCATTACAATTATTGGGAATGCTGTGGTCATTATCTCCATAGCTCATTTCAAACAACTTCACACACCTACAAACATTTTGGTGATGTCTCTGGCTCTGGTAGATCTACTTTTGGGACTGACAGTTATGCCTTTCAGCATGGTTAGGAGTGTGGATGGCTGCTGGTACTTCGGAGAAGAATTCTGCTATTGGCATTTTATTTTTGACTCTCTCTTCACTGGTGCATCAATCTTTCACCTGATATCTATTGCTACAGATCGATATCAAGCTGTGTGCTATCCCCTTCAGTACCCTACAAGAATAACTTTACCTGTTTCAGGTTTTATGGCAGCTCTGAGTTGGATTTTGGCTACAGTGTATGCTTTCAGTACTGTTGGTATAAAATCCAATGAAGCAAACTTAGATTATATTGCATCCATAGATTGCTTTGGAAGTtgtctgttatttattaatgcagTATCTGCTTCTATAAGTACaatactttctttcattttgccgGTCTGTATTATGGTTGGTTTGTATGTGCACATATTTTTAGTTTCAGAAAAGCATGCAAAGAAAATtgaaggcacaaaaaaaaacagacctgaTATGACCTCAAACAAAATTTTACAAAAGGTGAAACATGAGAAAAAAGCTGCAAAAACTCTTGGCATTGTTGTGGGTACATTTAATTTATGCTGGATGCCATATGCCATTATATCACTAATTGACCCTCTTTTAAACTTTACCATACCAGTTATCATATATGATGTATTCTTCTGGTTGGGTTACATTAATTCAACATTCAACCCCATCATATATGGCCTTTTCTATCCATGGTTCAGAAAAACACTTTATCTAATTGTTACACTAAAGATATTTGCTCCTAACTCCTCAGACATAAACGTTTATGCAGCCTAA
- the LOC128541345 gene encoding trace amine-associated receptor 13c-like, which produces MLGASNLSLLDAKDFIEYCYPESNLSCVKISHNVAARAVIYSLLVFATIVTILGNSVVIISIAHFKQLHTPTNILVMSLALVDLLLGLTVMPFSMVRTVDGCWYFGEEFCYWHSTFDFLFTGASIFHLISIAADRHQAVCYPLHYPSRITLPVAGLMAALSWILATVYAFSSIGLNAKMNIGEYIVSVNCFGNCLVLISEACASICTCLFFIVPVCVMIGLYTQIFLVSDRHARTIEVTKKGRSDITSSTKISQKVKHEKKAAKTLGIVVGAFNACWMPYYITSLIDTFSHNTTTGILPELFNWLTYINSTLNPIIYGLFYPWFRKTLYLIVTLKIFAPNSSDIKVCNLK; this is translated from the coding sequence ATGTTGGGAGCTTCAAATTTATCTTTACTTGATGCAAAAGATTTCATAGAGTACTGTTATCCTGAATCAAATCTCTCTTGTGTGAAGATTTCTCATAATGTAGCAGCTAGAGCAGTTATATATTCGTTACTGGTGTTTGCAACAATTGTTACAATTCTGGGGAATTCAGTCGTCATTATCTCCATAGCTCATTTTAAACAGCTTCACACACCTACAAACATTTTGGTGATGTCTCTGGCTCTAGTGGATCTGCTTCTGGGACTCACAGTCATGCCTTTCAGCATGGTCAGGACTGTGGATGGATGCTGGTACTTTGGGGAAGAATTCTGCTATTGGCATTCTACTTTTGACTTTCTGTTCACTGGTGCATCGATCTTTCATCTGATTTCTATTGCTGCGGATCGACATCAAGCTGTGTGCTATCCACTTCACTACCCTTCAAGAATAACTCTACCTGTTGCTGGCCTTATGGCAGCTCTGAGCTGGATTTTGGCTACAGTGTATGCTTTCAGTTCCATTGGTTTAAATGCCAAAATGAACATAGGAGAATATATTGTGTCTGTAAACTGTTTTGGAAATTGTTTAGTTTTGATCAGTGAAGCATGTGCTTCTATAtgtacatgtttgtttttcattgtgCCAGTGTGTGTTATGATTGGTCTGTATACTCAGATATTTTTAGTTTCGGACAGGCATGCAAGAACAATTGAGGTAACAAAAAAGGGCAGATCTGACATTACATCATCAACAAAGATATCACAAAAAGTGAAACATGAGAAAAAAGCAGCAAAAACTCTAGGGATAGTTGTTGGAGCATTTAATGCATGCTGGATGCCATATTACATTACATCTCTTATTGATACTTTCTCACACAATACGACAACTGGAATTCTTCCCGAACTATTTAACTGGTTGACTTATATCAATTCAACATTGAACCCGATCATATATGGCCTTTTCTATCCATGGTTTAGGAAAACACTTTATCTTATTGTTACactaaaaatatttgcccctaATTCCTCTGACATAAAAGTGtgcaacttaaaataa